AATTTTTGGAGTTGGACGTATCTCAAAGTTTAAGACTTGAATAAGTATAGCTTCTCCTCCTTCATTGGCTACTCTCAAACTCACATCATATCTACCTGGGTTGTCAAAAGGATGAGAAAGAGAAATTAGAGTAGAATCATCATTAAAGATAATTTCTTGTGAATTAGTAACTAACGTACCATTGATTTTCCACTCTACTGTTTTTAGGTAACCTCCAGTTTTGTTAGCTTGTAGAACTACAGCTTCATCTGTATAAAATATTTTGTCGGCTGGTGCTAAATCTTTCCAAGATATAACAGGACGATCAGGAAGGTTTTCAGGTTGAGGATCATCTTTTTTATCACCACAAGAAACCAAAATAAAACTAAATAGAGAAAAGACTAAAAAATAAAGGAAAGAGCGATTTGAAATATTTGACATAGCTTAGATATAGATAAATTAATTTTATAAAATTGGTATAAATAATAACGGAATTAGTTTCAAAAATTCCTGAAAAATAAACATTGGTTAGTAATTAGACTATTTTTTGAGTTAAATTGCTGCATCAATTACTAAAAATGATGCTTATATAAATTATTTTTGGCAAAAATCGTCATTTTTTTTCTATTTTGCTCTATAATTTTAGTTTTTCAGTTCTTTACTTTATTAAAAAGACTTTTTTATTCAGGATACCTAGTCATAATTAACTTAATGGATACATTCGAACATATTTTAAACAGTTGTAGTACAAAGGAAAAATTAGCCTATCTTCAGTTAGTCATTTTTATTGCCTTTAGTGACCATCATTTATCTGATGATGAGGTCGTTTTTTTGGAAAGAATAACACAAATAGCAAAGCTATCAGAAGAAGAGCAACAGCTATTAGCTTCTTATTCTCGTCACCCAGCAAATATAGATATACAACTTTGTACCCAAAATATTGCTAGAAGTCCATTGAGAGAAATTTTACTGATTGATTTAATGGTTATTGCTCGTTCAGATGATGAAGTAGCCACTGAAGAGCGTAGTGCCATTACTCAAATTGCTGTTCTTTTGGGAGTTCCATTAGATGAGGTAATTAGACTCACTAATTCTGTAAATAAATTTAGTAATTCAGAAGCAAGAGCACCTCAAGACTGGATTAATCAAAGTATGATTTCTATTTTGTACAAAGATAACACACCTACAAAATCAAAAAAAATAAGCATGACTGAAAAAATAAAAAAATTTTTGGGAATATTAAAAGGATAGCTTGTAAAAGAACCTTTTTTTAGAATTAGATAACTAACTAGTGATTTTGATCAAATACAAAGCCCACTTATAAAAAATATCATCTTTATTCAGATAAATAAGGGTCAGCCCTATTGTGTCATAAAATCCGTGAGCAAAAACAAGTAAAGCAAGATTTTTTTTATTTCGATAAAATGTAAAAAAGAAAATACTACTTGATAATCCAACGGCAACTATTCCAGCTATTCCTTGATAATTATGAGAAACTCCAAAATAGATAGAAAGAATAATTGCTGAAATAATCCAAGCTCTATCTGTATTTCCTAAAAATTCAGCTAAGTGCTTCATATAATACCCACTAAATAAAAATTCTTCTCCAAATGCAGCAAAAACCCACATGATTATAAAAAGGATAAAGAAACTTGTAAAGTTCCCTCTTATTTCTTCCACAGAACTCAAATCAATCTTTCCAAAAGAAATTTCTAAAAATGG
This is a stretch of genomic DNA from Bernardetia sp. MNP-M8. It encodes these proteins:
- a CDS encoding lipocalin family protein, which translates into the protein MSNISNRSFLYFLVFSLFSFILVSCGDKKDDPQPENLPDRPVISWKDLAPADKIFYTDEAVVLQANKTGGYLKTVEWKINGTLVTNSQEIIFNDDSTLISLSHPFDNPGRYDVSLRVANEGGEAILIQVLNFEIRPTPKIDLLTGQVSKKWKFTSIKLGADGAELIKNHEKDNTLTFFRETQNEGTTTYNCVFDGGTIRNGELDTKGRWEFVANDRYLKFFRVDVFPNNARIIELTPTTMILGRNEGNSEVIYKFALVP
- a CDS encoding CPBP family intramembrane glutamic endopeptidase, with protein sequence MKNRLFKFLSKPYIVVFVMIIAPILSYFDRNFGYFFGLSVALFLLWGSNWNWAKFGFAKKINLQTVLRGLLLALITLIIVDVCIQPFLEISFGKIDLSSVEEIRGNFTSFFILFIIMWVFAAFGEEFLFSGYYMKHLAEFLGNTDRAWIISAIILSIYFGVSHNYQGIAGIVAVGLSSSIFFFTFYRNKKNLALLVFAHGFYDTIGLTLIYLNKDDIFYKWALYLIKITS